The window GAGAACCGGGACCTCCTCGACCAGAAGCGCCGGGGCCACCGATGCGATCGCTTCGCTGATGCCCGGCGCGGACGCCACCCGCACAACGCCGGAGCCGTCGGCATGAAGGCCGGCGGAGAGGGGAGGCCGCTTCGGGCCGAGGCGTACAACGTCCTCGCGGGAGAGGACCACACGCACCGGCCGGCGGTACCGGTCGGCCAGCTCCCGCGCAGCGGCGGGAGCGAGCGAGGAGGTCTTGGCGCCGAACGCTCCGCCGTTGGCTACAGGTGACCTCGGCTCGCCTCCCGGCTCGCACCAGGATGCGTCGGGTTCGAGGTAGGCGGGCTCCACCCAGGTGGTTTGGATCCGGAGATCCCAGTCCCCCTCCGGCAGCCCGACCGGGTGGGCGAGGGCCTGACCGCTGCGGCGTCCCTGGACCTTCCCGGACGCCGCTCGGGCCTCGGCGAGGGTCTCCCCGACGGACCACCCTCCAGATCCGTCGGGTACCGCGACCAGGCAGCCGGGGGGGGCGGTGTCATCGGCGAAACCGCCGCCGCCGACGACGATGTCCGGCCCGACGTCCTGCGGAGTACGCCCCTCGAGCGTGGCCCGCGCCGACGCTCCCGCGCCGGGGCCGTAGGGCTCGCCGGGCACGTGCTGGTCGCACGCCGCGTCGACGATCGTCCGCCATCCCGTACAGCGGCAGAGATGGGCGAGCAGGGCCGTCTCGACCTTGGCGGGATCGGGATCCGGGCCGAGTGCGGAGAGCCGGCACAGGATCCCGGGGGTGCAGAAACCGCACTGGCTGGCCCCATGGCGCAAGAACGACCCGATCAGCCGCTCGGACGCCCCAGCGTCGATCCCGGCCGCGGTTGTGACCGAGCGCCCCGCTACCCGCCGCACGGGCGTGACGCATGCGACGCGCGGCGACCCGTCGACGAGGACGGTGCAGCAGCCGCACTGACCCTGGGGCGCGCAGCCATCCTTGGCCGATTTCTCGCCCAGGTCCTCGCGCAGCGCCTCGAGCAGGGAGACGCCGTCGCGGGGCGCTACGACCCGGCGGCCGTCGAGGACGAACTCGACGCTCAGCGGCGGTGGGTCAGCTGAAGGAGTTGCCGCAACCGCAGGTGCGGCTCGCATTCGGGTTGTTGATGCTGAACCCGGCGCCCTGGAGGCCATCCTTGAAGTCGAGCGTGGCGCCCTGGAGCAGGCTGGCGCTGGACGGGTCCACCACGACGCGCACCGCGCCGGAGACGACGGTCACGTCGTCGTCGGCCACGTCGCTGTCGAAGAACATCTCGTAACTGAAGCCGGAGCAACCACCGGGACGGACGGCCACCCGCAACGCGAGCTCCGGGTTGCCCTCCTGCTCGAGGAGCTCGGCGACCTTGGTCGTCGCGCTGTCGGTGAGGGTGATCATTTCTTGGCTGGCGTCGGTCTGGGTCGTGCTCACCGGTCCTCCTGAAAAGTTGAATGGGCGCGAACGCTCAGAGACATCCTACCCGTCATCTGGCGCCAAGGGTCACCTCGGCCCTGCACGGATCCTGGTCCACCAGGCTCGAGAACGACTCCAGCCGCACCTCGGCACCCGATGCGATGCCTTCGCTCAGGCCCCGGTGCAGTTCGCACACCAGGTCGGGGTAGAGCACGGCGAGCTCCCGGAAGGGGCACCGGGAAAAGGACACAGCGACGCGCTGTTCGTCACCGTCGCCGGGAGGATCGCCGTCGGGGTCGATCACGGGGTCGAACCCGAGGCCGGCCAGCTCGTCAACGAACGCTCTCAAGCATGCGGCTGCCGGCGTGCGTTCGGGGCGGGCAGAGGTGGACAGTTGATCGCCGTTGCGCTCCCCGCGGCGCCGTTCACCCGCCCGGCGACCGACGTCGAACGCTGATCCGGCGCCTCCCTGCGGCGCGGCCGCTATCTCCGCCAGCAGGTGGGAAAGGAGCCTGAAGCCGCCCCGCTCGACGCCGAACGCAGGGACCTCCGCGATCGCCTTCCACCGGTATTGGGGACGGCCGACCGAGCCGTGGCGGTCGGGCTCGGCTTCCAGCAGGCCGGCCTCGCGCATCTTCTCCAGGTGGAGGCGGACGGTGTTGGGGTGCAGGTGCAGCTTGGTACTGATGGCCGTGGTCGAAAGCGGCTCGTCTGCGTCGGCGAGCAGCTGGTAGATCGCATACCGGGAACCGTCGGCCAGCACCTTGAACAAGGACAGGCTGTCCACCATCCGAAGCCTACCGGCGGGCGCGCGGCCGCGCCTTCACGGCACGGGCCACCCGTACAATGCGAGGGTGGTCGAGGAACAAGCCGTACGCAACGCGATGCGGGGTGTGATCGATCCCGAGCTAGGCGACGACCTCGTCGACCTCGGCATGTACCAAGGTGCGGACATCAGTCCCGGCGGGGAGGTCACGGTCCGGGTGGCGCTGACCACCGCTGGCTGCCCGTTGCGCGCCCAGATACAGCGCGACGTCACCGAAAGGGTCGGCAGCGTGCCCGGCGTCGCCTCCGTAACCGTCACGACGAGCGAGATGTCGCCGGCGCAGAGGAAGGAGCTGATGGCTCGCGCGCGCCGGCGGGCCCAGGAGAACCCACCTGCCACCGACATACCGGGCCGGACAAGAGTGCTCGCGATCTCGTCCGGCAAGGGTGGGGTCGGCAAGTCGTCGGTGACCGTCAACCTGGCGGCGGGGCTGGCGGTGCGCGGTTTCACCGTCGGTCTGCTCGACGCTGACATCGCGGGGTTCTCGGTGCCACGCATGCTCGGCGTCGAAGGTCGCTTGCAGGCGGCGAGGTCCGACGGGTCCGATCGCCCGCGCATCGAACCGATGAGCAAGCCCGTCGGCGACGGAATCGTCAAGGTCGTCTCCATGGGTTTCCTCTCACCCGAGGACGAGGCGATCATGTGGCGCGGGCTGATGCTCAACCGGGGCGTCCAGCACTTCCTCGAGGACGTCGCGTGGGGGGATCTCGACTACCTGCTCGTGGACATGCCGCCCGGAACCGGCGACGTACAGATGGGCCTGGCGCGGATGCTCCCGCGCGCTGAGATGCTGATCGTCACGACCCCGGCGCTGGCGGCACAGAAAGTCGCCGTGCGCGCGGCCGACATGGCCCGCAAGGGATACCTGCGCGTTGCCGGCGTGATCGAGAACATGAGCGGTTTCACCTGCGACCACGGCGAGCACTACGAGCTGTTCGGGTCGGGCGGCGGCGAACGTCTATCGCGCGAAATCGGAGTCCCGTTGCTGGCCCGCATCCCGTTGGAGCCGGCCGTATCCGCGGGCGGCGATCGAGGCGAGCCGGCAGCTCTGGGTCAAGGCCAAGCTGCGAGGTCTTTTTCCGGACTGGTGGATGCCGTGCTCGAGGTCGCACCCCTGATCGAGATGCAGGACTGCACTGCCCGCATGTTCGACGCCGTCGACGCGGCGCTCGCTGCTCGCGACGATCGCTGACTTCAGGTGCCGCGCACCGGCGCCGGCACCGCCAAGACGAAGCGGGTCTCGGTCTCGTCGTGCTCGTACCAGACCCTTCCGCCCATTGCCTCCGCGAGACCGCGGACGAGGGTGAGGCCGAGGCCGCGGTCTCGATCGCTGCTGCGCGCCTGCTGCAAGCGGGTGGGGGTCGCCCGCCCGGCGAAGAGCCCCGGCGCCGCGTCGGCTGCTACACCGGGCCCGCAGTCGGCGACGGTGATCCGCACCTCGTCTCCGTTCGCGGACGCCCGCACCGTTACCGGCGGTGCTCCGTGGCTGAGGGCGTTGTCCACGAGGTTGGCGACTATCTGTTCGAGGCGTCTCGGGTCCGCGAGGGCGTTCAGGCCGGGCGGCACCTGGATCGTCACGTCCGCCGCCGTCGAACGGCCGTCGCGCGAGACGGACCCGAGAGCCGCGTCGACGATCGGCCGCACCTCGACGGGTCTCGGATACAGGCGGAGCCGGCTCGTCTGAAGCCTCGAGATGTCCGACAGATCGTCCGCGAGGCGCGAGACCCTTTCGACCTGGGTGCGGATCGAACGACCGACTGCCGCAGCGTGTGACGGGCTCATCTCGTCGGCGTGCGACTCGAGTGTCGCGCCCAGGCCGACGATGGTCGCGAGCGGCCCCCGGAGATCGTTGCGCAGGAGTGCGGCGAACTCGGCCCGGTCGGCTTCGAGCTCCTCTTCCACTGTCTCGTCGCGCACGATGCCCTGGTAGCCGACGAGCTCCCCGCCTTCGCGGCGAGGACTCGGCTGAATCGACAAGAGGCGCCGGACCCCGTCGGCGCGCGCAACGACGAGATGGACCACCGGCGCGTGAGGTTCGACGGTGAGGAGTTCGTCGACGGTGCCGGAAGGATCGATCGGGCGGATGACCTCCGACAGGCGTGCGCCGAACAGCCCGCTCAGCCGGCGACCGACTATGACCGCGAAGGAAGCGTTGGCGTAGCTGATCCGCCCGTCGAGGTCCGCCTCGTAGACTCCGTCCGACGCGCGCTCGACAACGTGGCGGTAGCGGGCCAGCGCCTCTTCTTCCCGACCGAGCGTCGCCTCCCAGTAACCCTGGGCGAGCGCGTCCGTCAGCCGGTCCATCGCGGGAAGGATGCGCGTGAGAACCAGAGAGAGCGCGAGGCCCGCGTGGCGGCCGCCGGACTCCGCGAGCTCGATCGCCGTCTGCACCACGAGGTCCCGCGAGATCCGCAGGATCACGAGCAGCTGCGGGAGCGGCGACCCGGAACGGGCAGCGGAGGCGCCGACCTCGCGAAGGTCGTCGAACAGTGCTGCGTCGACGTCGGCTCCCTGCTCGGTGACCGCGAGGATCGCCTCGAACCGACCGCGGGCCTGCTCGATGAACGACGTCTGTTGCCTCAGGGTCCAACCTTCGGCTTCGGGGAACACCGTGGCGAAGATCTGGAACGCGCGCCGCGCCATCTCCGAAGCGCGGCCGTCCAACGCGTCGAGCAGCTCCTGAGGATCGAGCTCGACCTGAGAGTCCGGGGCGGGGGCTGCTGCACCGGTGGTGGCGGCGAGAGCAGCGGTGATCATGTCGGCCCCGGCGCCGTTGTCCGCATTCCGGGCCAGGAACGCCTTGACGTCGGAAAGCGGGAGCTCCGGGCCGGACTTTCCGATACGCGCAGGCACGAGGTAGCCGCTTCCGACGAGCGCCTCGACCGCCACAGGGGGCAGGTCGAGCATCGCCGCTGCCTCGTCTATGGCGAGGACGTTCGGTTGTCGTTCCTGGCTCATCGTGTTCTCGTGAGGTCTAGTCCGTGCGGTGGCCCCGGTGAGGGACCGTCAATCGAATGGGCAGCGGCTTTTTCTTCTTTTCGACGGTGTGGGCTCGGATGCCTGTCGCTGGTGGATAACCTTGCCGGGGGTGCCGATAAATCGACCGGTGGTACCGGATCCGAGCGAGCTTGGGGTGGCGCCTGACGCCGATCGTTTTCTGCTGATCAAGCCGGACGGGACGGTTGTCTGGGAGAACCCACAGGGCTGGGCGGCCGGTGCGCACCTCGCGAGCTTTCTCCATCCTTCCGGCCGGAGGATCCTGGACGAGTCGATCGGACTGGTGCTCGGGGGGCGGGCCGCGCGGCGGGACTTCACCACCGAGGTCGTCGGCTCGGACCGCGAATGGAGGCGCTGCGTGCTCGAAGTGTCGGCCGCGCCCCGGGAGTACGCCGACGCGGTGTTCGTCACCGTCCGCGAGGAGCGGGCGGACGACGGGGTCGGTGCCGCCGGCGGTGGGCGAGCGACGCACGACACCCTCACAGCCCTGGCGAACCGCGAAGCGGTAGAGGCGCGCTTCAGGGAGACTGCCGAAGAGGGCGGCGGCACGCTCGCCGTGTTCTACATAGACGTCGACCACTTCAAGCGGATCAACGACCGACTCGGGCATGCCGGCGGCGACGCCGTCCTGCTCGCCGTCGCGGACAGGCTCAGGGCGGCGGTGCGCCCCGGGGATCTGGTGTCGCGGTTCGGCGGCGACGAGTTCGTCGTCGTTGCCGGCGGCGTGGACAACCTGAGCGTCGCAGCCGTAATCGCAGAGCGGATCCGCGCTGGCATGGAGGCGCCGGTCCGCGTGAGTGGCCGCACGATCAACGTGACGCTCAGCGTCGGAGCGGCTGTTGGCGACGGGCGCAACGGCGACGTCCTGCTTCAGCAGGCGGACACCGCGCTGTACCGAGCCAAGGAGCTCGGACGCGACCGGGCGGAGATGTACCGCCCGGGCGACCGGATTCGCGGCTCGCGCCACGACGGAGCCGACGCGCTCCTGGCCGGCGCCCTCGAGAGCGGGAAGCTCGGCGTCGTCTACGAACCGATCGTCGACCTCGTCTCGGGCGCACCGGTGAAGATGCGCGTCTCGCTCGGCGCTCAGAGCGACGCCGGTGACGACGGGATCAGTGTCGAGCAGGCAGGGGAGCTGCTGCGGCTGGCCGAGGAGTCGGGACTCGTCGTGTCGTTGGGCGCGGGGATGCTCGACCAGGCGTGCGACTCGGCGAGCACTTGGCCGGCGGACGGAGACGGCAGGCCCACAGTCGGTCTCGTGTGGCCCATGACCGAACGTCAGCTGGACGAACCGCGCGCGGCCGACCAGGTCCTCGGCACGCTGGCAGCACACGGCGCCCCTCCCTCATGGCTGATGGTGGAAGTCGCCGAGGAGAGCCTGTCGAGCCCAGGTCCTTCCGTGTTGCGGACCCTCGACCAGCTTCAGGCCCGTGGGGTCCGGATCATGCTCGGCGGCTTCGGCGGGGCCGCCGGCGGCATGTCCACAGTCCGACGCTTCTCGGTGGACGCTCTGCTGCTGGACGAGTCGTTTCTCGACGGCTTCGGCGAGGACCGGCGCCAGACACGGCTGATGACAGCCGTGCTCGGCTTCGGACGGCTCCTCGAGATCGACGTGGCCGTACGGGGTGTGCGCACCGATGCCGAGGCGACGCTTCTCCGAGCGCTCGGGTGCAACTGGGCGTCAGGGCCGTATTTCGGGCTGGCCGAGCCGGCGCCGCGCATCGGGCCGCGACCTCTCCTGGGGGAGTAGGCCCCGGCCGAAGATCGTCAAGCTCTGGCGGCGAGGTACCAGCGAGCATCGATGTCCTCTGGCTCGTCGGAACGGGCACGGCCTTCGGCTCGCAGCTTGCGGAGGTGGGCCCAGACGGAGAAGCGGGCGACGGGGTGCAACTCCTTGGGGACTTCGACATAGATGGCGGCGACCAGGTCGTCGATGACGACGCCGGCGCCGGTGCTCCCGTGGCCGGCGTCGCCAGCGCGAAGCTGCGCAAGCACCTGGGCTTCGCGCTCCAGCCGGTGCCGCAGGTACCCGTCGAGCACCGCCCCAGGGTCGTCGATCATGTCCCCGTGGCCGGGTGCTATCCGCCGCGGCCTGCGGCTGCGGACTTTCTCCAGCGACTCGAGATACACGGCCATGTCCCCGTCCGGTGGCGCTATCACGACGGTCGAGCCGGACATGACGTGGTCGCCCGAGAACAGGAGCCCGGTCCCCTCGATCTCGAAGCAGAGGTGGTTCGAGGTGTGCCCAGGCGTGTAGACCGCTGCGACGAGCATCTCGCCGGTGTCGAGGGTGTCACCGTCCGCGAGCAACCGGTCGGGGGCGAACGACATGTCGTGGGTGTCGAGGTGGGTGATTTTGCGGCCGGGCACGGTGGGAGGCGCCGGCGGGGCCGGGCCGAAGGCGACGATCTCCGCCCCGGTCGCATCCTTCAGCGCGGCGGCGAGCGGCGAGTGGTCGATGTGCGTGTGAGTGACGAGGATCCACCGCAGGCGGTCACCGGCCTCCTCCAGCAACCGGCGCTCGTGCTGGTCGTCGATCGGTCCCGGGTCGACCAGCGCCAGCCGGTCGGAGCCGAGGAGGTAGGTGTTGGTCCCGGGCCCGGTCATCATCCCGGGGTTCGGTGCTACGACGCGGGTGACGCCGGGCGCGATCTCGATCGCACGACCCGGTTGGAGGTGCTCGGGCCAGGTGGAAAGCGCCGCCGGCGCAGCTGGTCGCGGCCCTGTCACGCGGGCGACCCTACCCCGGCAGCGGGCCGGCGCAGGCTACGTTGTCCTGACGATGGCGAGGAGGACACTCAGGTCCGCTGAAGGCACTCGCCGGGGCACCGCGGGCCTCCGGGCGGCACAGGACGGCGACGCGGACGGCGGTCCGTCCCCTGCCGGGGGCGCCAAGGGAGGAAGGCGTGGCGCCAGCGAGCGGCTCCGCCGGCTTCAACCGGGCTACTTCCGTGAGCGAATCCTCCCGAGGAGCATGCTGGGCGTCGCGTCGCTGATCCTGGCGTTCGCGATCGGCGCCGGGTTGAGCGGCGTCGTCCTGTTCTCCTACTACCAGTACAAGCTCAACCAGACCAACGACAATGTCAACGCGTTGGTCAACAACTACAAGAAGGCGTTCAGCGACGCGGAGGGCAACCTCAACGCAGACGTGGCCAACGCCAAGGCCGACATCCAGAACCAGCTCAAGGCTGTGCAGCAGCTTTCGGCCGGACCGGCAACGCTCGCCGCGCTCATCAAACAGATGTCGCCTTCGGTTCTGTTCGTGCACACGCTCGACGCCAACGGCCAACCGTCGGTGGGGACAGCGTTCGTGGTCTCTTCGAGCGGTTCGCAGTCGCTGCTCATAACGTCGTACACGACGGTCGCCGCTGCGACACACTCACCGGGCCCGGCCGTCTACGTCCGCCAGGGCAGCACCGACACGCAGGTCACCGTCCGCACCTGGGACCCTCAATACGATCTCGCGCTGCTCGTCTATCCAAAAGGCAACCTGAAGGCGATAACCGCTGCGTCGAACAATCCGTCACCGCAGCCGGGTGACAGGCTGTACGCGGTTTCCGGGCTCGGGACCGCCGGCGCTTCGATCACCCAGGCCAGCGTCGTGGACGTGTCGGCGTCGGGCCTCGCTATCGACGGCGGTATCGGCGCGGCTTTCCAGGGCGCCCCACTGGTCAACCCGCAGGGCCAGGTGGTGGCGGTCGCGTCGCGCACCTACGCGCCCCTGGGGTTCACCTCGGACAGCGTCTTCTACGCGGCGTATGTGGAGGCGGCGTGCAACAAGGTTCTCTCCTGTCCGGGGGGAAGCCTGATCGGTAGCCACTGAGCATCCTCCTGGCGACCTT is drawn from Acidimicrobiales bacterium and contains these coding sequences:
- a CDS encoding MBL fold metallo-hydrolase, which codes for MTGPRPAAPAALSTWPEHLQPGRAIEIAPGVTRVVAPNPGMMTGPGTNTYLLGSDRLALVDPGPIDDQHERRLLEEAGDRLRWILVTHTHIDHSPLAAALKDATGAEIVAFGPAPPAPPTVPGRKITHLDTHDMSFAPDRLLADGDTLDTGEMLVAAVYTPGHTSNHLCFEIEGTGLLFSGDHVMSGSTVVIAPPDGDMAVYLESLEKVRSRRPRRIAPGHGDMIDDPGAVLDGYLRHRLEREAQVLAQLRAGDAGHGSTGAGVVIDDLVAAIYVEVPKELHPVARFSVWAHLRKLRAEGRARSDEPEDIDARWYLAARA
- a CDS encoding 2Fe-2S iron-sulfur cluster-binding protein produces the protein MRAAPAVAATPSADPPPLSVEFVLDGRRVVAPRDGVSLLEALREDLGEKSAKDGCAPQGQCGCCTVLVDGSPRVACVTPVRRVAGRSVTTAAGIDAGASERLIGSFLRHGASQCGFCTPGILCRLSALGPDPDPAKVETALLAHLCRCTGWRTIVDAACDQHVPGEPYGPGAGASARATLEGRTPQDVGPDIVVGGGGFADDTAPPGCLVAVPDGSGGWSVGETLAEARAASGKVQGRRSGQALAHPVGLPEGDWDLRIQTTWVEPAYLEPDASWCEPGGEPRSPVANGGAFGAKTSSLAPAAARELADRYRRPVRVVLSREDVVRLGPKRPPLSAGLHADGSGVVRVASAPGISEAIASVAPALLVEEVPVLGPPVSSRARAAGWAEAAVLLEAARALREARVPSGGAASASAEVAGPGGGWARATVAVDADGWPSGVDVVVRCGPVLDEVTMRSYATGAAHMALGWVCSEAIAVGEDGVPDDLTIRSFGVLRARDTPPIRVGIDEDRGAAGEPVNGSDAVFAAVAAAVWIAQGLPFKWPTRRGGHR
- a CDS encoding serine protease, coding for MARRTLRSAEGTRRGTAGLRAAQDGDADGGPSPAGGAKGGRRGASERLRRLQPGYFRERILPRSMLGVASLILAFAIGAGLSGVVLFSYYQYKLNQTNDNVNALVNNYKKAFSDAEGNLNADVANAKADIQNQLKAVQQLSAGPATLAALIKQMSPSVLFVHTLDANGQPSVGTAFVVSSSGSQSLLITSYTTVAAATHSPGPAVYVRQGSTDTQVTVRTWDPQYDLALLVYPKGNLKAITAASNNPSPQPGDRLYAVSGLGTAGASITQASVVDVSASGLAIDGGIGAAFQGAPLVNPQGQVVAVASRTYAPLGFTSDSVFYAAYVEAACNKVLSCPGGSLIGSH
- a CDS encoding ATP-binding protein — translated: MSQERQPNVLAIDEAAAMLDLPPVAVEALVGSGYLVPARIGKSGPELPLSDVKAFLARNADNGAGADMITAALAATTGAAAPAPDSQVELDPQELLDALDGRASEMARRAFQIFATVFPEAEGWTLRQQTSFIEQARGRFEAILAVTEQGADVDAALFDDLREVGASAARSGSPLPQLLVILRISRDLVVQTAIELAESGGRHAGLALSLVLTRILPAMDRLTDALAQGYWEATLGREEEALARYRHVVERASDGVYEADLDGRISYANASFAVIVGRRLSGLFGARLSEVIRPIDPSGTVDELLTVEPHAPVVHLVVARADGVRRLLSIQPSPRREGGELVGYQGIVRDETVEEELEADRAEFAALLRNDLRGPLATIVGLGATLESHADEMSPSHAAAVGRSIRTQVERVSRLADDLSDISRLQTSRLRLYPRPVEVRPIVDAALGSVSRDGRSTAADVTIQVPPGLNALADPRRLEQIVANLVDNALSHGAPPVTVRASANGDEVRITVADCGPGVAADAAPGLFAGRATPTRLQQARSSDRDRGLGLTLVRGLAEAMGGRVWYEHDETETRFVLAVPAPVRGT
- a CDS encoding Mrp/NBP35 family ATP-binding protein, whose protein sequence is MVEEQAVRNAMRGVIDPELGDDLVDLGMYQGADISPGGEVTVRVALTTAGCPLRAQIQRDVTERVGSVPGVASVTVTTSEMSPAQRKELMARARRRAQENPPATDIPGRTRVLAISSGKGGVGKSSVTVNLAAGLAVRGFTVGLLDADIAGFSVPRMLGVEGRLQAARSDGSDRPRIEPMSKPVGDGIVKVVSMGFLSPEDEAIMWRGLMLNRGVQHFLEDVAWGDLDYLLVDMPPGTGDVQMGLARMLPRAEMLIVTTPALAAQKVAVRAADMARKGYLRVAGVIENMSGFTCDHGEHYELFGSGGGERLSREIGVPLLARIPLEPAVSAGGDRGEPAALGQGQAARSFSGLVDAVLEVAPLIEMQDCTARMFDAVDAALAARDDR
- the erpA gene encoding iron-sulfur cluster insertion protein ErpA, encoding MSTTQTDASQEMITLTDSATTKVAELLEQEGNPELALRVAVRPGGCSGFSYEMFFDSDVADDDVTVVSGAVRVVVDPSSASLLQGATLDFKDGLQGAGFSINNPNASRTCGCGNSFS
- a CDS encoding helix-turn-helix domain-containing protein; translated protein: MDSLSLFKVLADGSRYAIYQLLADADEPLSTTAISTKLHLHPNTVRLHLEKMREAGLLEAEPDRHGSVGRPQYRWKAIAEVPAFGVERGGFRLLSHLLAEIAAAPQGGAGSAFDVGRRAGERRRGERNGDQLSTSARPERTPAAACLRAFVDELAGLGFDPVIDPDGDPPGDGDEQRVAVSFSRCPFRELAVLYPDLVCELHRGLSEGIASGAEVRLESFSSLVDQDPCRAEVTLGAR
- a CDS encoding diguanylate cyclase, with translation MPINRPVVPDPSELGVAPDADRFLLIKPDGTVVWENPQGWAAGAHLASFLHPSGRRILDESIGLVLGGRAARRDFTTEVVGSDREWRRCVLEVSAAPREYADAVFVTVREERADDGVGAAGGGRATHDTLTALANREAVEARFRETAEEGGGTLAVFYIDVDHFKRINDRLGHAGGDAVLLAVADRLRAAVRPGDLVSRFGGDEFVVVAGGVDNLSVAAVIAERIRAGMEAPVRVSGRTINVTLSVGAAVGDGRNGDVLLQQADTALYRAKELGRDRAEMYRPGDRIRGSRHDGADALLAGALESGKLGVVYEPIVDLVSGAPVKMRVSLGAQSDAGDDGISVEQAGELLRLAEESGLVVSLGAGMLDQACDSASTWPADGDGRPTVGLVWPMTERQLDEPRAADQVLGTLAAHGAPPSWLMVEVAEESLSSPGPSVLRTLDQLQARGVRIMLGGFGGAAGGMSTVRRFSVDALLLDESFLDGFGEDRRQTRLMTAVLGFGRLLEIDVAVRGVRTDAEATLLRALGCNWASGPYFGLAEPAPRIGPRPLLGE